The following are encoded in a window of Ruminiclostridium herbifermentans genomic DNA:
- a CDS encoding energy-coupling factor ABC transporter ATP-binding protein encodes MSHHKLEAKNIHYSYPDGHEAIKNISFTIHHGESVGIIGSNGAGKSTLLMLLMGIFFPDAGEVLVGDVRLTKKTLPMIRQRLGMVFQDPDDQLFMTTVYDDVAFGPRNYKLDEKEVERRVLEALELVGIPHLKNRAPFKLSGGEKRSAAIATVLSMQPDVLIMDEPTSALDPKSRRRVISLLRSFEHTKIITSHDLDMVFDICTRIIVIKEGEVVADGPANEILTNAELLNDCGLEVPLSIQNCPICGQPKNLE; translated from the coding sequence ATGAGTCACCATAAGCTTGAAGCAAAAAACATACATTATTCATATCCAGATGGTCATGAAGCTATTAAGAATATATCCTTTACAATTCATCATGGTGAATCTGTAGGAATTATCGGCTCCAATGGTGCAGGAAAGTCAACTTTGCTAATGCTTTTAATGGGAATCTTTTTTCCAGATGCAGGAGAAGTTTTAGTTGGAGATGTTCGTCTGACAAAAAAAACTCTGCCAATGATACGACAGCGATTGGGTATGGTTTTTCAGGACCCTGATGATCAGTTGTTTATGACAACTGTATATGATGATGTAGCATTTGGACCGAGAAACTACAAGCTAGATGAGAAAGAAGTTGAAAGAAGGGTATTAGAAGCTTTAGAATTGGTTGGAATACCCCATTTAAAAAATAGAGCTCCTTTTAAATTATCTGGTGGAGAAAAAAGGTCTGCGGCTATTGCAACAGTTCTTTCAATGCAACCTGATGTTTTAATTATGGACGAGCCCACATCAGCTCTAGATCCTAAATCAAGGAGGAGAGTTATAAGCTTGTTAAGAAGCTTTGAACATACTAAAATAATAACTAGCCATGATTTAGATATGGTATTTGATATTTGCACAAGGATTATTGTGATTAAAGAGGGGGAAGTAGTTGCAGATGGACCAGCAAATGAGATATTGACAAACGCTGAGTTGCTTAACGACTGTGGGCTAGAAGTACCTCTTTCAATTCAAAATTGTCCTATTTGTGGGCAACCTAAAAATTTAGAATAA
- the cbiQ gene encoding cobalt ECF transporter T component CbiQ produces the protein MLKLIDSIYNIRLLDDLAQKKTSIHKIHPLAKLLTTFVYLATVVSFGKYQIENLLIYVFYPVLILVLAELPVVSIIKRVLLVEPLIIGIGILNPLFDEYTVTLGEITISRGWITFLSIFIKCSLTVLVSILLIATTGMDKLGLALRILRVPKIFVLQLLLTYRYIYVLIDEVFRMQRAYSLRTPGHKGIHRSVWGSFAGQLLLRTFDRAQRVYQSMCLRGFTGEYNMGDDLRMGFKDFAYFLVWSLFFIIARIYNIPMMIGLLFTGV, from the coding sequence ATGTTAAAACTTATAGATTCAATTTATAATATACGGCTTCTTGATGACTTGGCGCAAAAAAAGACTTCTATACACAAGATTCATCCGCTTGCGAAGCTTTTAACCACATTTGTTTATTTGGCTACTGTTGTATCATTTGGAAAATACCAGATTGAGAACCTTTTAATATATGTTTTTTATCCTGTATTAATTTTAGTATTGGCAGAGTTACCTGTTGTTTCAATTATAAAAAGAGTTTTGCTTGTAGAACCTTTGATTATTGGAATAGGAATATTGAACCCGTTGTTTGACGAATATACTGTTACACTTGGCGAAATTACTATTTCACGTGGATGGATTACATTTCTCTCAATTTTTATTAAATGCAGCTTAACAGTTTTGGTAAGCATATTACTTATTGCAACAACAGGAATGGATAAGCTAGGTTTAGCTTTGAGAATACTAAGAGTTCCTAAAATCTTTGTTTTGCAATTACTATTAACTTACCGGTATATTTATGTCCTTATAGATGAAGTATTCAGAATGCAGAGGGCTTATTCATTGAGAACACCGGGACATAAAGGAATCCATAGAAGTGTTTGGGGGTCTTTTGCAGGACAATTACTGCTAAGAACCTTTGATAGAGCACAACGAGTATACCAGTCAATGTGTTTAAGAGGTTTCACAGGTGAGTATAATATGGGTGATGACTTAAGAATGGGTTTTAAGGATTTTGCTTACTTTTTAGTATGGAGTTTGTTTTTTATAATAGCAAGAATATATAATATCCCTATGATGATAGGTTTATTATTTACAGGAGTGTAA